GGGCCTCGACCTCGTCGAGCGCGGCGCCGAGCTCGCGCAGGCCGCCGACGCCGAACGTGCTCGGCTTGGTGTGGTCGAGGCCGTTGTCGAGGGTGATCAGCGCCGCCGTGCCGGCACCGTGCGGCAGGTCGGCGTACCGCACGTGCGCGTGCGTGACGACCTCGTCGGGGAACTCCAGTGTGGCGCTGCTCATGCGTTCTCCCCGGTGCCGAAGTGCGGGTTCTCCCAGATGACGGTGCCGCCCATGCCGATGCCGACGCACATCGTGGTGATGCCGTACCTGACCTCGGGATGCTCGGCGAACTGCCGCGCGAGCTGGGTCATCAGGCGCACGCCCGATGAGGCGAGGGGGTGGCCGACCGCGATCGCGCCGCCGTACGGGTTGACCCGTGGGTCGTCGTCCTTGATGCCGAAGTGGTCGAGGAACGCGAGCACCTGGACGGCGAACGCCTCGTTGATCTCGAACAGTCCGATGTCGTCGATGCCCAGGCCGGCCTTGGCGAGCGCCTTCTCCGTCGCCGGGATCGGGCCGACGCCCATCACCTCGGGCTCGACGCCGACGAACGCGTACGAGACCAGGCGCATGCGCGGTGCCAGCCCGAGCTCCTCGGCGACGTCCTCCGCCACGAGCAGGCACGCGGTCGCGCCGTCGGTGATGGGCGCGGCATTGCCCGCGGTCACCCGGCCGTGCGGCCGGAACGGCGTCTTGAGCCCCGCCATGGCGTCGAGGCTGGTGTCCGGCCGGGGCGGCTCGTCGACGGACTGCAGTCCCCAGCCCTCCTCCTGGTTCCTCGTGGCGACGGAGACGAGGTCGCGCTGGATGCGTCCCTCCGCGTACGCCTGCGCGAGCTTGCGCTGGCTGGCGAGACCGAAGGC
This genomic interval from Streptosporangiales bacterium contains the following:
- a CDS encoding acetyl-CoA C-acyltransferase, whose protein sequence is MGSSTASDPEEPVPDKSAEPRAPRTLREVVFVDGVRTPFGKAKGAYTETRADDLVIRCLRELLRRNPGLPPERVDDVAIAATTQIGDQGLTIGRTAALLSGLPKSVPGFAVDRMCAGAMTAVTTVASGIAVGAYDVALAGGVEHMTRHPMGEAVDPNPRIIAEKLVDPSALVMGQTAENVHDRYPEISKERADAFGLASQRKLAQAYAEGRIQRDLVSVATRNQEEGWGLQSVDEPPRPDTSLDAMAGLKTPFRPHGRVTAGNAAPITDGATACLLVAEDVAEELGLAPRMRLVSYAFVGVEPEVMGVGPIPATEKALAKAGLGIDDIGLFEINEAFAVQVLAFLDHFGIKDDDPRVNPYGGAIAVGHPLASSGVRLMTQLARQFAEHPEVRYGITTMCVGIGMGGTVIWENPHFGTGENA